Sequence from the Nocardiopsis sp. YSL2 genome:
GCCGACCGCCTCGGAGACGAAGGGCAGGTCGTCCGGCTCGAGCTCGCGCAGGCGCTTGATCCCCGAGGCGTCGCGCACCGGGTCGGCGACGACGGGGCCGACCCCGGGCTTGATGTCGAGGTCGATGCCGATCGCCTTGAGCGGAACGACGATGTCGCTGAAGTAGATCGCGGCGTCGACGTCGTAGCGGCGCACCGGCTGCATCGTGATCTCGGTGATCATGTCGGGGCGCGCGCACGCCTCGAGCATCGGCACGTCGGCGCGGACCCGTCGGTATTCGGGCAGGGAGCGTCCGGCCTGGCGCATGTACCACACCGGCGTGTGGTCCACCGGCAGGCGCCGGCAGGCGCGAAGGAAAGGAGAGTCTTGAAGCGTCACTCCTCGATCGTGCCATGCCCTCCGCCGTACTCCGACTCGGATCGGCCGACCGGGGCCGCCGGACGGCGCCGCGGAACCGCGATCCGGCGCGGCCCAGCGGTTCCGGGTCCCAAGATCATCACAAAACCCCGACACGCCGCGCCATCTGCGGCCACCACGCGGTGACTCGTGCCACGGTCGAAGGCGTGCCCACCCCTCGTCCGCACGGGGAGAACCGGGGATATGCCGGATGAGCCCGCCAGGACGTGATCACCACACAATGAAGGCTGACGTTCCCACCATGCCCGATGTCGGAAGCGCCGAGGACGCGCACGAGACGTTCCGGCGAGCGGTCGAGGCCCTGCACGGCGCCCGTGTCCGCCCCGAGATCACCGTGCGGGAGATTCCCGCCCCCCAGCGGCTGGCCCCTCACACGGCCGCGGTCTCGGCCGAGGTCAGCGTGCACGACGAGGAGATCGCCTGGGGACGCCTCATCATCCTGTACGACCCGGAGGGCGTACGGGACTGGCCGGGGCCGTTCCGCGTGGTCTGCCAGGTCAACTCCGAGCTGGAGTCGGACATCGCCACCGATCCCCTGTTGGGGCCCGTCGCGTGGAGCTGGCTGGCCGACGCCCTGGACGCCGAGGAGGCCTCGCACCACACGCTGAGCGGCACGGTCACACGTGCGACGACCGAGGGATTCGGCACGAAGGCGGGCGAGGGTTCGACCACGGAGGTGGAGATGCGCGCCTCCTGGACGCCGGAGACCGATGACCTGTCGCCCCACGTCAGCGCGTGGTTGGCGCTCCTGGCCTCGGCCTCGGGCCTGCCGCCGCTGGACGTGACCGACATCGCCAGGCAGCGTTCGCGGCCCTGACCACGCAGCCGCTGCGCCGACGGCCGAATCGGCGTTCGGTGGCCACAGCGCATACCGTAGTGGTGTGGCGAACGCGTTGAACTCCAAGACAGACTCCCGCGAACCAGGCGACGACGACGCTGAGAGGGCGCCCCTGCTGCGGGAACCGCGCGAGGGCCTGCCCGAGGTCACCGCCGACGCCGACGCGCTGGCCGACGTGGTCCGTGCGCTGTCGGCCGGGACCGGTCCGGTCGCGGTGGACGCCGAGCGGGCCTCCGGTTACCGGTACGGGCAGCGCGCGTATCTGGTGCAGCTGCGCCGGGAGGGTTCGGGGTCGGCTCTGGTCGACCCCATCGCCTGCCCGGACCTGAGCGCCCTCAACGACGCCGTGGACGGCGCCGAGGTGGTCCTGCACGCCGCCCACCAGGACCTGCCGTGCCTGTCCGAGGTCAACCTGCGTCCAGCACGGCTGTTCGACACCGAGTTGGCGGGACGGCTGCTGGGCTACCAGCGGGTCGGCCTGGGCTTCATGGTGGAGCGCCTGCTGAACGTGCGCCTGGCCAAGGAGCACTCGGCGGTGGACTGGTCGCAGCGTCCGCTGCCCGAGGACTGGCTGCGTTACGCGGCGCTGGACGTGGAGATCCTCATCGAGCTGCGCGACACCCTGGAGACCGAGCTGGCCGAGACCGGCAAGCTGGAGTGGGCCAGGGAGGAGTTCGCGGCGGTGCTCACCGCGCCGCCCAAGGAACCGCGCGCCGATCCCTGGCGCCGCACCTCGGGGATCCACCGGGTGCGCAACCAGCGGGCCCTGGCCGCCGTGCGCGAGCTCTGGTACGAGCGGGACCGGATCGCCCAGGAGCGGGACGTCTCGCCCGGCCGGGTGCTGCCCGACGCGGCGATCGTGGAGGCCGCCTCGACCATGCCGAGGACCACGGCGGAGCTGGCCGGGATCCGGCAGTACGGCATCAAGCTCGCGCGCCGCTACCTGACGACGTGGATCAAGGCGATCAACCGGGCGCGGGACATGGAGCAGGCCGAGTTGCCGCGGCCCAACGCCCCCGGTGACGGGCCTCCCCCGGTGAACCGGTGGGCGGACCGCGCGCCGGAGGCCGCGCGGCGCCTGGAGGCGGCGCGGGCGACGGTGACGGGCATCGCCGAGGACGTGGTCATGCCGACGGAGAACCTCCTGCTGCCGGACACGGTCCGGCGCCTGGCCTGGTCGCCTCCCGGGACCGTCGATCCCGACTCCGTGGCCGCGTTCCTGCGCGAGCGCGGGGCGAGGGACTGGCAGGTCGGCCTGACCGCGGATCCCCTGGCCACGGCTCTGCTCGGAGCCGAGCGGGAGTAGGGCGCGGCCGGTGCGGACCGCCCCGCCACGAGCGGGACGGGTGCCCGTGGAGGAGGGCCGGGTCGGGCGAACGTCACGTGACCGGAGAGTGGACAAAAGTTAGCTGGTACCCCCAGCGGACACATCCAATCCAAACGTGACGGAAGTCACTGCCCTCGAAGGGTGGTTGATGCCTGTTCCGTGGCCCCGTGTCCGATTAAGTTATAGAAACGTGCCCGGACGTTCTCGGGTGCGTGAGGATCATACGGGTTTGCGACCGACCGTCGGCGATCACAGCCACGGCCGTTCGATCAGGGAGATGTGGTGAGTCTGCTGTCGTTCTGGCGTGCCCTCGTACGCGGCACCCGCCTGGCGGGTCTGTCCGCCCAGCGGTCGGCCGACACCGCTCGCGCCGCCTTCGGCGAGCGCGCCCGCGAGCGGGATGAACGCACCGGCGCCATCGCTCCGGAGGAACATGTGGCGGGGACCGCCACCGTCGCCCCGGTCCGGGCCCCCGCCCCCAAGCGCCTGCCCGCACCGAGCGCGACGCACGCCGTGGCCGAGCCCGCGGACGGCGCGACCCGTGTCGCGTCCCGTTCGGCCGAGCCGCGCGTCCCCACGGCGGGGATGCGTGCCGCGGCGTTGGAGCGGACCCTGCGCTCGCTCGTCGAGCGGTTGGGGACGGAGCACCCGGACACGATCACCGCGCGCAACAACCTCGCGACCAAGTACGCGCAGATGGGGCGCCGACAGTCGGCCGTGCAGCAGTTCGAGCTGGCCCTGGCCGAAGCGGTCACGGTCTACGGCGAGGAGCACCCCCGCACCGAGATCATCCGCGAGAACCTCGCCTGGGCCTACGAGGACGCCGGCCGTCCGGCGGAGGCGGCGAGCCAGTGGGAGATCCTGCTGAACGAGCGGGAGAGCCAGTTCGGCACGGCCGACGCCGACACCGTGGAGGCGCGGATCCGCCTGGCGGTGTGCCTGCGGCGCAGCGGTCGCCCGGAGGCCGCGGTCGAGCACTACGAGCAGGCGATCCGGGACGTGGGTTCGACCGAGCGCCGCGAGGAGCTGCGCCTGGGCCTGAGCGCCGCGCTGAGTATGACGGGGGGCGCGGCGGCCGCCATCGACCAGCTGCGCCTGGTCCTGACGGCGCGGCGGCGCCGGCTGGGCAAGGGGCACCTGGACACCCTGTCGGTGCACCACCGGCTGGGGCGTGCCCACACGCAGGCGGGACGGCCCGACGAGGCGGTGGACGTGCTGCGGGAGGCCTACCGCGTGGCACTGAACTCCTCGGGCGACCCGGAGGTGCGGCGGCTGACGATGCGTCTGCGCCGGGACCTGGCGGGTGCCTACAACGCGGCCGGGCGCCACCGGGAGGCCAACGCCCTGCTGTGACCAGAGCGCCGGGGAACGGCCTCTGGAGTTCCGGAGCACGCCGAACGCCCCCGACACCGATCCGCGTGTCGGGGGCGTTCGCATGCCCGGGGAGGAGACGATGCAGGTTCGGCCCAGGTTCGTGGCCCCCTCCACTCGCGCAACTTGTTACTGGCGAGTAGCATGAACGCATACAGTCCATTCACACCTTGGAGAAGGAGGGCCCATCGTGCCGCGAACTGCCCGCGATGTCGTGTTTGTCGACGGGGTCCGCACCCCGTTCGGCAAGTCAGGCAAGGGCCTCTACGCCGAGACACGCGCCGACGACATGATCGTCCGTGTCATCCGCGAGCTGATGCGCCGCAACCCGGGCCTGCCGCCCGAGCGCGTCGACGAGGTCGCCATCGCCGCCACCACCCAGATCGGCGACCAGGGGCTGACGATCGGGCGCAGCGCCGCGATCCTCGCCGGTCTGCCCAAGAGCGTCCCCGGCTACGCCATCGACCGCATGTGCGCCGGTGCGCTCACGGCCGTGACCACCTCCGGCGCGGGCATCGCCTTCGGCGCCTACGACGTCGTCATCGCCGGTGGCGTCGAGCACATGGGCCGCCACCCCATGGGTGAGGGCGTGGACCCCAACCCGCGCTTCCTCTCCGAGAAGCTGGTCGACCCCAGTGCGCTCGTCATGGGCAACACCGCCGAGAACCTGCACGACCGGTTCCCGACCATCACCAAGGAGCGCGCCGACGCCTACGCGGTGCGCAGCCAGGAGAAGGTCGCCAAGGCCTACGCCGACGGCAAGATCCAGCCCGACCTGGTCGAGGTACTCGTGCGCTCCCTGGAGCAGGGCTTCGGCCTGGCCACCCAGGACGAGCCGCCGCGGCCCGGCACGAGCATGGAGTCGCTCGCCGGCCTCAAGACCCCGTTCCGCGCCCACGGCAACGTGACGCCCGGTAACGCCGCCGGCCTCAACGACGGTGCCACCGGCGCCATCCTGGCGGCCGAGAACGTCGCCGACGAGCTCGGCCTGAGCTCCAAGATGCGCCTCGTCGACTTCTCCTTCACCGGTGTCGAGCCCGAGGTCATGGGTGTCGGCCCGGTCCCCGCCACCGAGAAGCTGCTCGCCCGTCAGGGCCTGGGCATCGACGACATCGGCCTCATCGAGATCAACGAGGCCTTCGCCGTCCAGGTGCTCGCCTTCCTGGAGCACTTCGGCATCGCCGACGACGACGCCCGCGTCAACCCGTGGGGCGGCGCCATCGCCCTCGGCCACCCGCTGGCCTCCTCCGGCGTCCGCCTGATGATGCAGCTCTCGCGCCTGTTCGCCGAGCGTCCCGACGTCCGCTACGGCCTGACCACCATGTGCGTCGGCATGGGCATGGGCGGAACCGTCCTGTGGGAGAACACCAACTACGAGGGGGGCAAGTGAGCACCGCTATCGAGCAAGCGCGGGAACTGTTCAGCGACGAGGTCGTCACCAACGCGATCTCGCGTGACGTCGAGCTCCCCTACGGCGCGGGCACGGCCGTCCTGATCACACTGGACAACGGCCACGACCACACCAAGCCGAACACCTTCGGCCCCGGTGGTCTGATGAGCCTGGACGCCCAGATCGAGGCGGCCCGGGCGCGCACCGACATCGTGGCCGTCGCGGTCACCGGCAAGCCGTTCATCTTCGCCGTCGGCGCGGACCTGACCGGTGTGCCCAAGATCGAGACCCGCGAGCAGGCGCACGCCATCGGCAAGCTCGGACACGACGTATTCCGCAAGCTGGGCGAGCTGGACGTGCCGACGTTCGCGCTCATCAACGGCGCGGCGATGGGCGGCGGCACCGAGGTGGCGCTGCACTGCACCTACCGCACCATCTCCTCGGGCGTCCCGGCGCTCGCACTGCCCGAGACCTTCCTCGGGCTCGTCCCGGGCTGGGGCGGCACGTACCTGCTGCCGAACCTGATCGGCGCCGAGAAGGCCCTGAAGCTGATCGTCGACAACCCGCTCGCCCAGAACAAGATGATCAAGGGCGGGCAGGCGTTCGAGATGGGCATCGCCGACGCGATGTTCGAGCCCGCCGACTTCGTCGAGGAGTCCCTGCGCTGGGCGGCCCAGGTCCTCAAGGGCGACGTCACGGTGGAGCGCCCCGAGGTCGACAAGGGTGAGGCCTGGGACAACGCGGTCAACATGGCCCGGTTCGTGGTCGAGGGCAAGCTGCACGGCGCCGCCCCCGCTCCGGCCCGCGCGGTCGAGCTGGTCGCCGAGGCCAAGAACCGCACGCCCGATGAGGGCTTCGCGGCCGAGGACGACGCGCTGGCCGACCTCATCATGAGCGACGAGCTCACGTCCGGCCTGTACGCCTTCGACCTGGTCCAGAAGCGTGCCAAGCGTCCCGCGGGCGCGCCCGACAAGTCGCTGGCCCGCAAGGTCACCAAGGTCGGCGTCGTCGGCGCCGGCCTGATGGCCGGGCAGCTGGCCCTGCTGTTCGCCCGCCGCCTGGACGTGCCGGTCGTCATGACCGACC
This genomic interval carries:
- a CDS encoding acetyl-CoA C-acyltransferase, translating into MPRTARDVVFVDGVRTPFGKSGKGLYAETRADDMIVRVIRELMRRNPGLPPERVDEVAIAATTQIGDQGLTIGRSAAILAGLPKSVPGYAIDRMCAGALTAVTTSGAGIAFGAYDVVIAGGVEHMGRHPMGEGVDPNPRFLSEKLVDPSALVMGNTAENLHDRFPTITKERADAYAVRSQEKVAKAYADGKIQPDLVEVLVRSLEQGFGLATQDEPPRPGTSMESLAGLKTPFRAHGNVTPGNAAGLNDGATGAILAAENVADELGLSSKMRLVDFSFTGVEPEVMGVGPVPATEKLLARQGLGIDDIGLIEINEAFAVQVLAFLEHFGIADDDARVNPWGGAIALGHPLASSGVRLMMQLSRLFAERPDVRYGLTTMCVGMGMGGTVLWENTNYEGGK
- a CDS encoding 3-hydroxyacyl-CoA dehydrogenase NAD-binding domain-containing protein — its product is MSTAIEQARELFSDEVVTNAISRDVELPYGAGTAVLITLDNGHDHTKPNTFGPGGLMSLDAQIEAARARTDIVAVAVTGKPFIFAVGADLTGVPKIETREQAHAIGKLGHDVFRKLGELDVPTFALINGAAMGGGTEVALHCTYRTISSGVPALALPETFLGLVPGWGGTYLLPNLIGAEKALKLIVDNPLAQNKMIKGGQAFEMGIADAMFEPADFVEESLRWAAQVLKGDVTVERPEVDKGEAWDNAVNMARFVVEGKLHGAAPAPARAVELVAEAKNRTPDEGFAAEDDALADLIMSDELTSGLYAFDLVQKRAKRPAGAPDKSLARKVTKVGVVGAGLMAGQLALLFARRLDVPVVMTDLDQERLDKGVAYVHGEVDKLLKKGRINNDKANHLKALVTGSLTKDAFSDADFVIEAVFEKMEVKQQVFAEVEAVVSPEAILATNTSSLSITEMASKLQHPERVVGFHFFNPVAVLPLLEIIRGERTDDAALATAFGTARKLKKTAVLCKDAPAFVVNRLLTLFMGEVLGAVGEGTEPETADRAVAPLGLPMSPLMLLQLVGPAVALHVSETLHEAFPERFAVSAELAEIVKEGKTAIFAPDLTIDPEVKKLFSGGDKPSEESEILDRALRALAKEIRIMLDEGVVAEAADIDLCLITGAGWPFHTGGITPYLDRAGVSEAVNGKRFHEGAPKAL
- a CDS encoding HRDC domain-containing protein, with the protein product MANALNSKTDSREPGDDDAERAPLLREPREGLPEVTADADALADVVRALSAGTGPVAVDAERASGYRYGQRAYLVQLRREGSGSALVDPIACPDLSALNDAVDGAEVVLHAAHQDLPCLSEVNLRPARLFDTELAGRLLGYQRVGLGFMVERLLNVRLAKEHSAVDWSQRPLPEDWLRYAALDVEILIELRDTLETELAETGKLEWAREEFAAVLTAPPKEPRADPWRRTSGIHRVRNQRALAAVRELWYERDRIAQERDVSPGRVLPDAAIVEAASTMPRTTAELAGIRQYGIKLARRYLTTWIKAINRARDMEQAELPRPNAPGDGPPPVNRWADRAPEAARRLEAARATVTGIAEDVVMPTENLLLPDTVRRLAWSPPGTVDPDSVAAFLRERGARDWQVGLTADPLATALLGAERE
- a CDS encoding tetratricopeptide repeat protein; this encodes MLSFWRALVRGTRLAGLSAQRSADTARAAFGERARERDERTGAIAPEEHVAGTATVAPVRAPAPKRLPAPSATHAVAEPADGATRVASRSAEPRVPTAGMRAAALERTLRSLVERLGTEHPDTITARNNLATKYAQMGRRQSAVQQFELALAEAVTVYGEEHPRTEIIRENLAWAYEDAGRPAEAASQWEILLNERESQFGTADADTVEARIRLAVCLRRSGRPEAAVEHYEQAIRDVGSTERREELRLGLSAALSMTGGAAAAIDQLRLVLTARRRRLGKGHLDTLSVHHRLGRAHTQAGRPDEAVDVLREAYRVALNSSGDPEVRRLTMRLRRDLAGAYNAAGRHREANALL
- a CDS encoding DUF3000 domain-containing protein, with product MPDVGSAEDAHETFRRAVEALHGARVRPEITVREIPAPQRLAPHTAAVSAEVSVHDEEIAWGRLIILYDPEGVRDWPGPFRVVCQVNSELESDIATDPLLGPVAWSWLADALDAEEASHHTLSGTVTRATTEGFGTKAGEGSTTEVEMRASWTPETDDLSPHVSAWLALLASASGLPPLDVTDIARQRSRP